The window ttgtcgttgtgttttgtgaaacacAATATCATTTTTCATAAGAGTGAAACTGAGAGCTTAATCGATTGATCATTGAAGCCTAACTCTCTTCATGTCTTGTCTTTTTCATCAACCATTGATTTAGAATCAACTCAACGAATTTTCGAAAGATTATATATACTGATATCGCTCTCCCTATCGCAACGCGCCGCTGGTGTAGTGGTATCATGCAAGATTCCCATTCTTGCgacccgggttcgattcccgggCGGCGCACGTGTTTTTGCTACACAAACGGGTCATTCCGGAAAAATATCACCACACATCACTGACTCAGGGAACAAACCATTAACCAATGTTGTTGGCTGAACTTCTCATTGACTTCTTCTAGACTGGTGCGATTTTACCTCTAGGCAGCAGCGGGATGAGGGTGTCGAATGAACCGCAGTTGTCCGCCCAGCCGTGCAGGCAGAGCACGGGACGACCGTGGTCAGGACCCCAGACTTTACCCCTGATCTCTCCCCACGGGACCGGGACAGAGAGCTCCGACActggacacacaacacacacacacacacacacacacacacacacacgtgtacatttCTCAGTTTGAGAACATAATGGAGCCCTGACATCAGGCCTGCAGCTCAGAGACTGGACAGACACTGAACAACACCTCGAAAcgttatttactttttatttacttaGCCCATATAaaatattgttgtgttgtgttgttctaCCTTCTTTGTCCATCTGATATCGCACAGGGTCTGACGCTCGCATATCTACACAAACATCATCATCGATCATCCCAGGAAACATGAAACTCAACGGAGCGGAGACTTCCGTGATCCCCTGGCGGCCGCTGTGGGAAGTGTTCCCCCCCGGGCAGGGTCTTGCAGGCAGCCGCCTCTGCTCTGGACCAAGTGGACTTGGTCTCAAactgtagtttcaagtcttgttCGATACAGCATGatattcatttagtaaatgatggtctcattttgagtaaaatagaccataaagcgCCGTATACATTGGTGCGTGGATACAGGGTAATTGACAGCaggtaccgtccaatcggtgcacggctgcaggtgtaggtgggctcctacgtctggttgcaaaaaaaaacaagatggcgctgttcaaaatgcattttcagaTTTGGGGGGatacatttataaattatacatttattcataacACTTTTTAACAGAGATTTGATTGTTTGTTGCTTGTTTGTTATGTTTTGATAtgtttgaaaaggtttttttttaaatatagaaatgtattttcttatgCGGTGGAACagtaaaaatggaaattaataaaTCTCGTGGCACCCTTTGATACAATGCAATAACAAACGAGTGAAATCACGATATGGTGTCGAAGTACTGTGGCACTCGAGCACACACTCTTCCGTCCCACTGCTCACTAACCTTCGAGATTAAACATGACGAAACACAATTCAGAGACATCGTACATctgttgaaatatttacatCAGGTAGCAGACTTCAGAGACACCTGACCAGCTACAGAGAATTTCAAACAGTCCTCAAAGAAATGTGATGcactaagtaaaaaaaacacagcctgCCGATGTACCAGCAGCAGGAAGTTCATGTGGAGCCGAACAaagatttttatattattattctatGACATTTCTTAAAGGCAAACTCAACTCTACTGTGAGATCAATGCTAAATGATATTGACTTTAGGAGCATTAGCTTGACAAAATGTATCTTACTTCTCTAGCACTGGATATAAATGGCTGTAAATGGCCTTCATGGTTTGGCTGTCCACTGACTCCTGGTTGACGGAGTTGTCTCAAGTAAAGCTGTGACTGAACACATTATAtagcagtgaaaataaaaataattcacaagcTGTGTTACTTGCTGGAGGGGGTGTGACAAAGTACTGACAATGCAGCGTGcgattttaaatgttttctttttgaaggaAATATAAAAGGATTCCTCcttatttaaaacttttaattttactCTTTTAGCTAGAGATTTTGACCAGGCCGAAACTTTTTAATACCCCTGGGCTCCAGttaatatattttgtaaatttttttgaaaaagttttgttttaagttATTCCCCATAACCAGGCAAAATCCATCCCTTGATGCACAGAACGGAGCCACAGAAAGTTCTAACACATCAAAGTTATGTTAAGATTGAGCTGAAAAGAGGTtaagaacatactgtacagccaAGAATCACAAAGTAGAGCTGACTGTTCTTCAACTGACCAGTATACTGAGGGTAAACCCATTTGATTTAGgcaacaacacagcaacacaccctggcaaaacactttttttgccCCACTACTGGTAAACATTGAGGACTCATTAGGCTGCTAACATGATCGTAGAGTTTTAGTCTCATTATCTTTAACCGTATGTCTCTTACATGTTATCATAAACCTCAAGTGTTATCTTCATGTAACCGCCATTGCCGACggcattatgttttcatgttccGTAGCACTCTTGCCGACGTAATATCTCAGGAAAGGTTAACTTGGcctcaaggatgaactgattagagATTGGTGAtcagaggttaaaggtcaccGTGACCTTACAACAAACATTTTAGGCCATAACTCAAAAATACATACACTTATTACgacaaaatacatttgataCCTTTTAATTAAATTCCTTGAACATCTTCACTGCATTTAACATTTGActctggacagacatggatgttAAAAtacaacttgactggttggcagCTGAAAATACTGTAGGATGGTGAATATGGAGGTTTTAGAGCAATGGTGTCATTTTaccatttaaatacacacaatGCTGTACAGAAGTCGTTGTTGACATGTCAGTTCATACATCAATAATACAACAATTTAAATGTTATGGCATTATTTTGTCGTCTTTGAAGTTTAATGTTTGTCCttctttgtaaagcactttgtaacaaCTGTTTTAAAAGTTGCTGTATAAATAGAGTTATTAAAAAGTTAATATAATGCAGACTTGACATGAAGAGTTGATTTAAGCTAGATTTGAATTATAATATTCACTTCAtaagaaagttaaaaaatacaaactgtgCTAAAAACACATTGAGGCAGCAGTGCAATGGTCCCTTCCATCACTATTTTACTGCCCTATTGGAGTTCAGTGTGAAACATGACTAGTATATTGTTTGTCACAACAGTCAAATCGACATCAGTGCAAAtcaatatatattaatatacttAGTACAATTCAGAAGTGGTGGTTAGTTGATACTGAAAAGTGGTGTATGAATAAAACCAACCTAAAACCAGCTACACTACATTAACAAAAGGTTAATTCACGTTCAGAGTGACAGAGTGAGCTGGCCATATATATTTCTACAACTTAGACGTCAGTACGTCTTTCAGTTCGTCTGACTGCGCCAACACTTTGGTCCGCAAGAAGTCCGACACAAGGGGAGCCACGACCTCAGGGTTGTTCAAATGTATGTGATGATCACCTGCTACTCTCGCCACTGTGTgctgagagaaagacacagacaattAGACGTTAGAGATACACTTCAAACCTGCAACAACACAAGAGAACACAACATTGATATGATGAACTTGTTAACAAATAGATGCTTGTTTACACATCTGGCCATTATTGAGCAACGTTATGATTTATTTAGAGTCATGATTCTGGCCATCTGTTAAATTAACCTTCAAATATTTACTCTCATTGATTTCTGTTCTTGGTCTCCTCCATTTCCTGAGGGGAATATCTGGCTGAGTGCTCCACTGTTAGTGGagttgtttggtgctgagcaggctGTGATCAGTGGGTTCCTTCGAGGACTTTCTCTGAAAGGAGCTGCCTGCTGTGGCCAAAAACTGTTTGACACTTGACTGAGAAActttctgttgatgttttctttAACTTAGCACCCGTCTGTGGTTCAAACCAGATTCACCTCcagcagctacaacagtaaTGTGCTGCTTTGACACCGATGCTCCAGTATTAGTCGTCTCATGATGTCATATAATACATCAGTCAGAGGGACCAAGCCACTACTTTTACTTTAATACTTTAGCTACATTTTGCTGCTAATAGTTAAATACTCAAGCAGTACTTTTACTTAACTGTATAggtacttttactcaagtaataATCATAGGTATTCTGTCGTGCCgagcttttcttttgtcatcagGAGAAATTCTGTCTATCACCAGCTGATGCACATCCTCTCATCATCAGCGTCATTTGACCAAGTGCTGTATGTAGGTCAGTGGTGAGGTTCACAGCTTTAAAAATCCATGCAGCCTTTGAGATATTGAGCTTTTTACTACACTGCTACTTTTGCACCACTGCagcacaattacacacacacacacacacacacacaggcttaaaggctaaaaataaacacaaaaaggtgcAAGTGCACCTACTTCACTACAGAAACACTCACATTTCTGTCCCTATAGGCCTGGAGAAGTGCTGACGTAAATCTCTTTTGATCTTGTTCGACGAACACTTTCTCAAAGCCGTCCTCTGCTctgaaaagacaaaggaaaaaagaaaagaagtcatCTATATTTAGGCCGGCACAATGTTGTATTGTTGTAGTTTGGTACATGCAGTGGTCTGTTGGGCGGGGGCAGGGACAGAGAAAGACTGAACGAGCTGGTAAGGAGAGCCGGCTCTGGACACCACCGACGAGGATCGTAGCCAAACTAACAACACTCATCTAATGTGCTGAACAAACCTGCACCACTGTCCTGCCACactgtgttcacactgtgcTCTGTTCATTATCACCCTCcgtatttatatatctatatatctgtctatatGCCCCCCACCTGTGCTCCTGCTGTAACAAGTACATTTTCCCAGCTCAGGATTAAGAAAGTCTCATCTTATGGAAATGTGAAACAAAGGAGTCTCCTACAGAACAACCAGGCCGGAGGCTTTTATGTTCGACTGCATCTCCAGACTCTGCTCCACACTGATGCGCACAATGTTGGTctgaaatcacaaaataaaaacacaaggtaCCAGAGTTATATGGGCTTCATACGACACCTTGGGGAGAAATAAAGAGGTAAAGTGATGAGCCGTTGCAGTTCCGCAGTAACCCACCAGATTAATACGAAAGTCTCGGGTGAACACAAATCCTGCAGGAGGAAAACGTATACTTCAGGcataagaggagaaaaaaacacagtgagactattcaaagaataaaaaaaaattttctaGGGAGcaaacatcacaaacatcaaggcagagaggaagaggataaaGATTTACCTCCTTCGACTTGAACTAGACCTCGTTCTAAAAGGGTGTGCACAGACCGTTCAGACAGAGTCCTGTTTACAGCCAAAAgcctgaaagaaataaaatatttatttttttacaccagcTGCACAAACAAAGTTACTGGACGAGTGGATTTTCTGCCGTCATCTTTAAACCACCATAAACAGGATGGTGTAATACCTCTCAGCTGCTTTCTCGTATGTGTAaactcttctctccttctcttctgtcctcttctcAAACTGAAGCATCTCGTCCAACCCCTTTCTTATCACTTTAGGAAttcttttctgcaaaaaaatagACATAAACCATGAGGGGGGCTtttcagaaagacagacacaaccCTTTGTGATATACTATGGAGATGAGTTATGCAATGATACAATATGAATGCTTAGCAGTTGACATAAAGGACAAAAACTGTGTCACTCTCAATTAGACTTGTGACTAAGAGTCATTAAATGCATACATGCatgtaaattattcaaaaaCACCTAAAAGACCATTTAAGTCTTGTTGTTCTAGGTCCCAATCATCTCACATGCAGTCTGACCTCAAATTCAAATTCTCTTGGGGTAACCAGAGACTGTTCTCTCCTAGGTGGGCTGCTTGAACCCTCATTGGGAAAAGCGGCTCCAATTAATTTTCTTAACCAAACTTGAATTACATGGACTCTGGAGCTTCTCCTCCTTGTGCCTagtctgtgtgttttcctctgagAAGTCACAGACGatggtgttgctgctgcagaactGCAGATTGGTTGAAGTTGCATTAatattcatggaaaaaaaaagagaatcagTTGTCCACCTCTCTTGAAACTGTCTGTCCTCCGGGTGAACCATTCCGTTACGTTTGGAAAAGAGACATTTTGGTGTCGGGTGcacccaaggacactttggtgACTGCTGTTGGTTAAAGCTTAGATTTCAGTTGAAAAGTTGTGAGTGGCTAGTGCTCCCCTCTCCCGTCTAAAGGAGACCAGATGTTCCCTGTCGCTGCTCCCACGCTATGGAAGAGTTTCCCTTTCCACATCAGATCTTGTCCCACTATCGATAATTTCAAGTGCTGCCTCTTTAATTTT is drawn from Scophthalmus maximus strain ysfricsl-2021 chromosome 8, ASM2237912v1, whole genome shotgun sequence and contains these coding sequences:
- the LOC118312974 gene encoding serine hydrolase-like protein, with the protein product MMQALKGVRYLNTSTVKQAVSELSVPVPWGEIRGKVWGPDHGRPVLCLHGWADNCGTFNTLIPLLPKECRYVAVDLPGHGRSSHRPPGVFYSFPLYLMDVRRVVDALQWSKFSIIGHSMGGNIAGMFSALYPEEVDALILLDSFGFLPTDVKRIPKVIRKGLDEMLQFEKRTEEKERRVYTYEKAAERLLAVNRTLSERSVHTLLERGLVQVEGGFVFTRDFRINLTNIVRISVEQSLEMQSNIKASGLVVLAEDGFEKVFVEQDQKRFTSALLQAYRDRNHTVARVAGDHHIHLNNPEVVAPLVSDFLRTKVLAQSDELKDVLTSKL